A stretch of the Chitiniphilus purpureus genome encodes the following:
- a CDS encoding AAA family ATPase, with the protein MNPQPLALCLLGAPRLTQGDHEPGRELRYRKAWALLGLLSFPAGTWQPRSTLAAMLWPELDRALGLANLRQVLNNLQRVFDRHAGGACLRIERERVLLVPGTTLWVDTLALAQLARRCADDPAMLRADELAQVIEPQLDTLSGTLLDGLEPVAGEAYLRWLQASRQQVQSWQQSMLQWVCEAQQHCGRLAAAVLSARLLWQHDPLSEPAAGRLIRLLLHMGDHRGAQQALTELDRNLRSELGTRVTAALRALVEQRGLPTGDAKTTWPATATVQESRSMAVCFVTLAEVSTDPGDLDLTTLLAARTLLLQRRAEVRPLAGLGFYAGFGEAGQTEQAARRCVLAVGELLKALPGRLQVGMALGVLTCRYGPEGADWFGTLPDEARQLAARALPGSALGNPALAAQVPAFTSASHGVLALRPEAASGDAPLDGRQPLVGREPELAALMRHWRQACDGRPAWVAIQGEAGVGKTRLAREFAAQVATQGGLVLRLHGALEWQSLPLAPLRAALLTVLTADPAALGERAPVRAAIAALLAGQPDCEELLETLLHFLFEEDLPGAPTEGRDQRFWAAFAAVDALAGRQPVLLWVDDLHWADLATHEWLAHYAGLLAGQRLLLLSTARPDAAMSYAMPPSRFELAALPEAAAGRLVAQCDPAGRLSEAEQRSIVLDSAGVPLFIEHLARRHLAGEITPAHRIDELLALELDRLGAFKPVLQSAAVLGNVFSAEHLALILPHQELQPVLELATHYRLIRPLPQQRYAFRHALIRDAAYRSLTPGHARNIHARFAGWLAAQPHAAPGEIAAHFDAAQQWRLAIEWWRRAGQAALAGQFASDALRGLQRALALAEQHAAGEPVLLRGLQFAVGDAALLSQGYGSTLGHALFESIAARIEAQGRPEDDEDRFRALSGLYMGGSSQGRTEGLVIGRRLEQLADTPAKRLMVCFALGNSLFWRGSFHEALAYQQEGAALADTLPLTERTRYWGEDLGVLVRAFLSWNCWFLGDEAQARSVAGQGIAQARSGGKPHALCFVLAFAAAMNWTADDVEGTRRHAGEGLTLARRFGFPLWQGIHGLFTLWCDAREGRLADPAPVLQAAQTFRQAYQAGSTTAGWVVMTVLLQLDLHDELAVMVQPARSNLEQAGDLYCLAEVALLQAVVLARQGQAGQAALLLSEARGLAARQGAVGLAQRLERLAQTHLGQAA; encoded by the coding sequence ATGAATCCGCAGCCGTTGGCACTGTGTCTGCTCGGTGCGCCGCGACTGACGCAAGGTGACCACGAACCGGGCCGCGAGCTCCGCTACCGCAAGGCCTGGGCCTTGCTGGGGCTGTTGTCCTTTCCGGCCGGGACCTGGCAGCCGCGCAGTACGCTGGCCGCCATGCTCTGGCCGGAACTGGACCGCGCGCTCGGGTTGGCCAATCTGCGGCAAGTGCTGAACAACCTGCAGCGGGTGTTCGATCGTCACGCCGGTGGGGCTTGCCTGCGCATCGAGCGCGAACGCGTACTGTTGGTGCCCGGCACCACACTGTGGGTGGACACGCTGGCATTGGCGCAGCTGGCTCGGCGCTGCGCCGATGACCCGGCCATGCTACGGGCCGATGAGCTCGCACAAGTGATCGAACCGCAGTTGGACACGTTGTCTGGCACCTTGCTCGATGGCCTGGAGCCGGTGGCGGGCGAGGCGTACCTGCGCTGGCTGCAGGCCAGCCGGCAGCAAGTGCAGTCGTGGCAGCAATCGATGCTGCAATGGGTGTGCGAGGCACAGCAACATTGTGGGCGTCTGGCCGCCGCGGTACTGTCGGCCCGCCTGTTGTGGCAGCACGACCCACTGAGTGAGCCCGCCGCCGGACGCCTGATCCGACTGTTGCTGCACATGGGCGATCACCGCGGCGCGCAGCAGGCGCTGACCGAACTGGATCGTAATCTGCGCAGCGAGCTGGGCACGCGCGTCACGGCAGCATTGCGCGCGCTCGTCGAACAGCGTGGCCTGCCGACCGGCGATGCCAAAACCACCTGGCCTGCAACCGCCACGGTGCAGGAGTCGCGTTCGATGGCCGTGTGCTTCGTGACGCTGGCCGAAGTGTCAACCGATCCGGGTGACCTGGACCTGACCACCCTGCTGGCTGCACGTACCTTGCTGCTGCAACGGCGCGCCGAAGTGCGTCCGTTGGCGGGCCTGGGCTTCTACGCCGGATTCGGCGAAGCGGGCCAGACCGAACAGGCGGCGCGGCGTTGCGTACTGGCCGTGGGCGAACTGCTCAAGGCCCTGCCCGGAAGGTTGCAGGTCGGCATGGCTTTGGGCGTGCTCACCTGTCGCTACGGGCCCGAAGGGGCGGACTGGTTTGGCACCCTGCCTGACGAAGCAAGGCAGTTGGCGGCTCGGGCCCTGCCCGGCAGTGCACTGGGCAATCCGGCGCTGGCCGCGCAGGTGCCGGCATTCACGTCGGCATCGCACGGCGTGCTTGCTTTGCGGCCTGAGGCGGCGAGCGGCGATGCGCCACTGGACGGCAGGCAGCCGCTGGTCGGGCGTGAGCCGGAGCTGGCTGCACTGATGCGGCACTGGCGGCAGGCCTGCGACGGCAGGCCGGCCTGGGTGGCAATCCAGGGCGAGGCAGGTGTGGGCAAGACGCGGCTGGCGCGGGAATTTGCCGCCCAGGTGGCAACGCAAGGCGGGCTGGTATTGCGCCTGCACGGTGCGTTGGAGTGGCAGTCGCTGCCGTTGGCACCGCTGCGTGCCGCCCTACTCACCGTGCTGACCGCCGATCCGGCCGCGCTTGGCGAGCGGGCGCCAGTGCGTGCCGCAATCGCGGCATTGCTCGCCGGGCAGCCCGATTGCGAGGAATTGCTTGAGACCTTGTTGCATTTCCTGTTCGAGGAAGACCTGCCGGGAGCGCCGACAGAAGGGCGGGACCAGCGCTTCTGGGCCGCCTTTGCCGCGGTCGATGCCTTGGCCGGGCGTCAACCGGTATTGCTGTGGGTGGACGATCTGCACTGGGCGGATCTGGCCACGCACGAATGGCTTGCGCATTACGCCGGCCTGCTTGCCGGCCAACGGCTCCTGCTGCTGAGCACCGCGCGGCCGGACGCGGCAATGAGCTATGCCATGCCGCCGAGCCGGTTCGAACTGGCCGCGCTGCCCGAAGCGGCGGCGGGGCGCCTGGTGGCGCAGTGTGATCCGGCCGGTCGGTTGAGCGAGGCCGAGCAGCGCAGCATCGTGCTGGACAGCGCCGGTGTGCCGCTCTTCATCGAGCATCTGGCCCGGCGCCATCTTGCCGGCGAGATCACCCCGGCGCACCGGATCGACGAATTGCTGGCGCTGGAGCTGGACCGGCTGGGAGCGTTCAAGCCGGTGTTGCAGTCGGCTGCGGTGCTGGGCAACGTGTTCTCGGCCGAGCATCTGGCGTTGATTCTGCCGCACCAGGAACTGCAGCCGGTGCTGGAACTGGCGACCCACTACCGGCTGATCCGGCCGCTGCCCCAGCAGCGCTATGCGTTCCGTCATGCATTGATCCGCGATGCCGCGTACCGCAGCCTCACGCCCGGCCATGCTCGCAATATCCATGCGCGCTTTGCCGGCTGGCTCGCCGCGCAACCGCACGCGGCCCCCGGCGAGATCGCCGCACACTTCGATGCCGCGCAGCAATGGCGACTGGCCATCGAGTGGTGGCGACGCGCCGGCCAGGCTGCGCTTGCCGGTCAGTTCGCCAGCGACGCGCTGCGTGGCCTGCAGCGCGCACTGGCACTGGCCGAGCAGCATGCGGCAGGTGAGCCGGTCCTGCTGCGCGGATTGCAGTTCGCCGTCGGCGACGCAGCGCTGCTCAGCCAGGGCTACGGTTCCACGCTCGGGCATGCGCTGTTCGAATCCATCGCCGCCCGGATCGAAGCGCAAGGACGGCCCGAGGATGACGAAGACCGGTTCCGCGCATTGAGCGGCCTGTACATGGGCGGCAGTTCGCAGGGGCGTACCGAAGGGTTGGTGATCGGTCGGCGTCTGGAACAGCTGGCCGACACCCCTGCGAAGCGGCTGATGGTGTGCTTCGCGCTGGGCAACTCACTGTTCTGGCGCGGCAGCTTCCATGAGGCGCTGGCCTATCAGCAAGAAGGCGCAGCCCTGGCCGATACCTTGCCGCTGACAGAGCGCACGCGGTACTGGGGCGAGGATCTGGGTGTGCTGGTCCGTGCCTTCCTGAGCTGGAACTGCTGGTTTCTCGGCGACGAGGCCCAGGCGCGCAGCGTGGCTGGGCAAGGCATTGCCCAGGCGCGTAGCGGCGGCAAGCCACATGCGTTGTGCTTTGTACTGGCCTTTGCCGCCGCGATGAACTGGACCGCCGATGATGTGGAGGGCACGCGCCGGCACGCCGGCGAAGGGCTGACGCTGGCACGACGTTTCGGCTTTCCGCTGTGGCAGGGCATCCATGGCCTGTTCACGTTATGGTGCGACGCACGCGAAGGGCGATTGGCCGATCCAGCACCGGTGCTGCAGGCGGCCCAGACCTTCCGGCAGGCATACCAGGCTGGCAGCACCACCGCCGGCTGGGTGGTGATGACCGTCCTGCTGCAACTGGACCTGCATGACGAGCTGGCCGTCATGGTGCAGCCGGCCCGCAGCAATCTGGAGCAGGCAGGCGACCTTTACTGCCTGGCGGAGGTGGCGTTGCTGCAGGCGGTTGTCCTGGCCCGACAGGGGCAGGCAGGGCAGGCGGCCTTGCTGCTGTCCGAGGCACGCGGGCTGGCTGCGCGGCAAGGGGCCGTCGGCCTGGCGCAGCGGCTGGAACGGCTGGCGCAGACCCACCTCGGGCAGGCTGCCTGA
- a CDS encoding DUF7151 family protein, with protein sequence MMGLWQTVRPGGRSWNRHGALRQVLAVTVVGLLAACGDGGGQTEQGTPPAKPAVLPLVNLQREAAGTDCAQGGTRVESGADGNLNGVLDADEIRNTQYVCRGGQGTVDTLAALGAEPAGSQCPQGGTRVQAGLDGNANRILDSQEISAVGYVCEATPAAAQPMRLLSLLPEPAGAQCVNGGSKVSAGEDRNGDGRLDPAEIVGTRYLCDGVADAPGAAGLVNMVAEPAGDHCAAGGGKVMTGLDANRNHVLDISEVSAIQYLCRGAAGADGLSTRVLQTTEPAGSHCASGGQRISAGFDRDANDVLDGNEIDSTGYVCNGATGSQGASGWDSLFALVPEPAGEACAAGGSKVTVGSDRNRNQVLDGNEVSATRYLCHGKAGGDGLQSLLDMQPEPAGPHCPAGGTKVAAGVDANRDGALGANEVANVQYACNGATGPTGPTGPTGPTGPTGPTGPTGPTGPTGPTGAPGLTARMLMTAEPPGAHCASGGQRVSVGLDSDGNGALDPPEIQSSSYVCNGTAGTDGLNSLSAVAAIGPGAACANGGSMITSGIDANRNGVLDATEIGSTAYACNGATGPTGPAGPAGPTGPGAVLFTTSGSYTVPAGVHALLIDAWGGGGGGGNAFNCQQYACGQVADPAWGAGQGGGGGSGAYQRIYLAVNPGDVLGVTAGNPGIATNVGITPGSGTITGFPPPPSGKGGDSLVSYQGTTVLTARGGTAGTHHIYSSYDGSTSPSTAGVGGSAAFALPALGLATMPGVAGNGSQGGGVGAPGSGGNGFDPGSRAQPGNGTTGMVIVLPVQ encoded by the coding sequence ATGATGGGGTTGTGGCAGACGGTGCGCCCGGGGGGGCGTTCGTGGAACAGGCATGGTGCATTACGCCAGGTGCTTGCCGTGACGGTGGTGGGGCTGCTTGCCGCCTGCGGCGACGGCGGTGGGCAGACGGAGCAGGGTACGCCGCCGGCAAAACCGGCGGTCTTGCCACTGGTGAATTTGCAGCGCGAGGCAGCCGGCACCGACTGTGCGCAGGGCGGCACACGGGTCGAATCCGGCGCCGACGGCAATCTGAACGGCGTCCTGGACGCGGACGAGATCCGCAATACCCAGTATGTCTGCCGCGGCGGGCAGGGCACCGTGGATACATTGGCGGCACTGGGCGCCGAGCCGGCCGGCAGCCAGTGCCCGCAAGGTGGCACGCGGGTACAGGCGGGGTTGGACGGCAACGCCAACCGGATACTCGATAGCCAGGAAATCAGCGCGGTCGGCTATGTGTGCGAGGCGACACCGGCTGCTGCGCAGCCGATGCGTCTGTTGTCGCTGCTGCCCGAGCCGGCCGGCGCACAGTGTGTCAACGGGGGCAGCAAGGTCAGTGCGGGCGAGGATCGCAATGGCGACGGCCGGCTCGATCCCGCCGAAATCGTCGGAACGCGCTATCTATGCGACGGCGTTGCCGATGCGCCGGGCGCGGCCGGGCTCGTCAACATGGTGGCCGAGCCCGCAGGTGACCACTGCGCCGCCGGCGGCGGCAAGGTGATGACCGGCCTGGATGCCAACCGCAACCACGTGCTCGACATCTCCGAAGTCAGCGCCATCCAGTACCTCTGCCGGGGCGCGGCGGGTGCCGATGGCCTGAGCACCAGGGTTCTGCAGACGACGGAGCCGGCCGGGAGCCATTGCGCCAGTGGCGGCCAACGTATCAGTGCCGGATTCGACCGCGATGCCAATGACGTGCTGGACGGTAACGAAATCGACTCAACCGGCTATGTATGCAACGGCGCAACCGGCAGCCAGGGTGCGTCGGGGTGGGACAGCCTGTTCGCGCTGGTACCCGAGCCCGCCGGCGAGGCCTGTGCGGCCGGCGGCAGCAAGGTCACTGTCGGGTCCGACCGCAATCGCAATCAGGTGCTCGATGGCAATGAAGTCAGTGCCACGCGCTATCTGTGTCACGGCAAGGCGGGCGGCGATGGTCTGCAAAGCCTGCTCGACATGCAGCCCGAGCCGGCGGGGCCCCATTGTCCGGCCGGCGGCACCAAGGTTGCCGCAGGCGTCGACGCCAATCGCGACGGCGCACTGGGCGCGAACGAAGTGGCCAATGTCCAATATGCCTGCAACGGTGCCACCGGCCCAACCGGCCCAACCGGCCCAACCGGCCCAACCGGCCCAACCGGCCCAACCGGTCCAACCGGTCCAACCGGCCCGACCGGCCCGACCGGCGCGCCGGGTCTCACCGCGCGTATGCTGATGACCGCGGAGCCACCTGGAGCCCATTGCGCCAGCGGTGGTCAGCGTGTGAGCGTGGGGTTGGACAGCGACGGCAACGGCGCACTCGATCCACCCGAGATCCAGTCCTCCAGCTATGTCTGCAATGGCACGGCCGGCACCGATGGGCTGAACAGCCTGAGTGCCGTGGCGGCCATCGGCCCGGGCGCCGCGTGCGCCAACGGTGGCAGCATGATCACGAGCGGCATCGATGCCAACCGCAACGGCGTGCTCGATGCGACCGAGATCGGCTCGACCGCCTACGCCTGCAATGGCGCCACCGGCCCGACCGGTCCCGCAGGGCCGGCCGGCCCCACTGGCCCAGGGGCGGTGCTGTTCACCACATCCGGCAGCTATACCGTGCCGGCCGGCGTACACGCGCTGCTGATCGATGCCTGGGGCGGGGGCGGGGGTGGCGGCAATGCCTTCAACTGCCAGCAATATGCATGTGGTCAGGTCGCCGATCCGGCCTGGGGGGCCGGCCAGGGCGGCGGCGGCGGCTCGGGGGCGTATCAGCGGATCTACCTGGCGGTGAATCCGGGTGACGTGCTCGGCGTGACTGCCGGCAACCCCGGCATCGCGACCAATGTCGGCATCACCCCCGGCAGTGGGACCATCACCGGCTTCCCGCCGCCGCCTTCGGGCAAGGGGGGCGATTCACTGGTCTCCTACCAGGGCACGACAGTGCTCACGGCCAGGGGCGGCACTGCCGGCACCCACCATATCTACAGCAGCTATGACGGCTCCACCTCGCCCAGCACTGCCGGGGTCGGGGGCAGCGCCGCGTTCGCCCTGCCCGCGCTGGGCCTGGCCACCATGCCGGGCGTGGCGGGCAACGGCAGCCAGGGCGGCGGTGTCGGGGCGCCCGGCAGCGGCGGGAACGGCTTCGATCCGGGCAGCAGGGCCCAGCCTGGCAATGGCACGACCGGCATGGTGATCGTCCTGCCTGTCCAATAG
- a CDS encoding exonuclease domain-containing protein: protein MLRGLFSCRRIAVLSAAFVEPLVLVDLETTGANATRDRITEIGIVEVDARGVRAWASLVNPGVPIPSFIQSLTGIDDAMVAGAPTFAELAEEVLLRLEGRIFVAHNARFDYGFLKNEFKRAGLALRSRVLCTVKLSRRLYPAEYKHSLDALVARHGLRVDGMRHRALTDAELLLQFLQVVERDHPAPAVQAAITELTRQPALPPGLDPAVLDDLPDGAGVYLFHGERDAPLYVGKSTGLRRRVLSHFAADHKAHKEMQLAQLVRRIDWIETAGELGALLLEARLVKQLRPVFNARLRPSAEQCLWRLVEDDGVLVPRLIDVADLDTDSGGRDFLFGPFRGRREAAKLLEKLAEELGLCRQALGLEPRSRKGGPTPCFGHQLGRCKGVCAGREAPALYNARLLAALGKHAFAAWPWPGPVGLPEGPEWAPQLHVIDRWRYLGTVHDLAELPELLAAPAAPFDIDIYKLLRAEFKKRAGQVRRLG from the coding sequence ATGCTGCGGGGTTTGTTTTCCTGCCGCCGTATCGCCGTGCTGTCTGCTGCCTTTGTCGAACCGCTGGTGCTGGTCGATCTGGAAACCACCGGCGCGAATGCCACGCGCGATCGCATCACCGAGATCGGTATCGTAGAGGTCGATGCACGGGGCGTGCGCGCGTGGGCCAGCCTCGTCAATCCCGGCGTGCCCATTCCCAGCTTCATCCAAAGCCTCACCGGCATCGACGACGCGATGGTGGCCGGGGCGCCTACCTTTGCCGAGCTGGCCGAAGAGGTGCTGCTGCGGCTCGAAGGCCGCATCTTCGTGGCCCACAACGCGCGCTTCGACTACGGCTTTCTGAAGAACGAATTCAAGCGGGCGGGCCTTGCGCTGCGCAGCCGCGTGCTATGCACGGTCAAGCTCTCGCGCCGGCTCTATCCGGCCGAATACAAGCACAGCCTGGATGCGCTGGTGGCGCGCCATGGCCTGCGGGTGGACGGCATGCGCCACCGGGCGCTCACCGATGCCGAATTGCTGCTGCAGTTCCTGCAGGTGGTCGAGCGCGACCATCCGGCCCCCGCGGTGCAGGCCGCGATCACCGAGCTGACGCGCCAGCCCGCGCTGCCCCCCGGGCTCGACCCCGCGGTGCTGGACGACCTGCCCGACGGGGCCGGGGTGTACCTGTTCCATGGCGAGCGCGATGCGCCGCTATACGTGGGCAAGAGCACCGGGTTGCGCCGGCGGGTGCTCAGCCATTTCGCCGCCGATCACAAGGCGCACAAGGAAATGCAGCTGGCGCAACTGGTGCGCCGGATCGATTGGATCGAAACCGCGGGCGAGCTGGGGGCGTTGCTGCTGGAAGCCAGGCTGGTCAAGCAATTGCGCCCGGTCTTCAACGCGCGGCTGCGGCCTTCGGCCGAGCAATGCCTCTGGCGGCTGGTCGAGGACGACGGCGTGCTGGTGCCGCGGCTCATCGACGTGGCCGACCTGGACACGGACAGCGGCGGGCGTGACTTTCTGTTCGGGCCGTTCCGCGGCCGGCGCGAGGCAGCCAAGCTGCTGGAGAAGCTGGCCGAGGAGCTGGGGCTGTGCCGGCAGGCGCTGGGGCTGGAGCCCCGGTCACGCAAGGGCGGGCCAACGCCGTGCTTCGGCCATCAGCTGGGGCGCTGCAAGGGCGTATGCGCCGGCCGCGAGGCCCCCGCGCTCTACAACGCGCGCCTTCTGGCGGCGCTGGGCAAACATGCCTTCGCCGCTTGGCCGTGGCCCGGCCCGGTCGGACTGCCCGAAGGCCCGGAATGGGCACCGCAACTGCACGTGATCGACCGCTGGCGTTACCTGGGCACCGTGCACGACCTTGCCGAACTGCCCGAATTGCTGGCCGCGCCGGCCGCGCCGTTCGATATCGACATCTACAAATTGCTGCGTGCCGAATTCAAGAAGCGCGCCGGACAGGTGCGCCGGCTCGGCTGA
- a CDS encoding DUF6708 domain-containing protein produces the protein MEYIGLISRYPVNRPLTDDEIIRHLPQDQPSTARPWYQLSVIRMNSTYLECCDKFFGWKGLLTTVAISFGAIMGSGILQFLAIIFLRWGTQSQTEHKEDLIVLAFLAVLAAIFAVALTWLMRHEAFRYTHYPIRFNRKTRMVHVFRLNGSVLTVPWDDIYFTLNRAQMRNTWEVRGHILAEDRLTVLETFGLPYFSEANDPNLLSQWEFVRHYMEKGPAQLLEQVQHTMDIAGRRETFWGGFHRLMVHFNALPLLAWLCSPVFLLLAIGRWIAMRTSKVPAWPPEVEAQSQVDPEDRHQRDAQHPYAPSRGPG, from the coding sequence ATGGAATACATCGGCCTGATCTCCAGATACCCGGTCAACCGCCCGTTGACCGACGATGAAATCATCCGCCACCTGCCGCAGGACCAGCCCAGTACCGCCCGGCCCTGGTATCAGCTGTCGGTGATCCGGATGAATTCCACCTACCTGGAGTGTTGCGACAAGTTCTTTGGGTGGAAGGGACTACTGACCACCGTAGCCATTTCCTTTGGGGCAATCATGGGAAGTGGGATACTCCAATTCCTGGCCATTATTTTTTTACGTTGGGGAACACAAAGCCAAACCGAGCATAAAGAAGATCTAATCGTGCTAGCCTTTCTCGCCGTATTGGCTGCGATCTTCGCCGTCGCGCTTACTTGGCTTATGCGTCACGAAGCCTTCCGTTACACCCACTACCCAATCCGCTTCAACCGCAAGACCCGGATGGTACACGTGTTCCGCCTGAATGGCAGCGTGTTGACCGTACCATGGGACGACATCTACTTCACGCTCAATCGCGCCCAGATGCGCAATACCTGGGAAGTGCGCGGCCATATCCTGGCGGAAGACCGCCTCACCGTACTCGAAACCTTTGGCCTACCCTATTTCAGCGAAGCAAACGACCCCAATCTGCTGTCGCAATGGGAGTTCGTGCGCCACTACATGGAAAAAGGCCCAGCCCAACTGCTGGAACAGGTGCAACACACCATGGACATCGCCGGACGACGCGAAACCTTCTGGGGTGGATTCCATCGGCTGATGGTGCATTTCAATGCGCTGCCGCTGCTCGCCTGGCTATGCTCGCCGGTATTCCTGCTACTCGCCATCGGCCGTTGGATCGCAATGCGCACCAGCAAGGTGCCCGCCTGGCCACCGGAAGTGGAAGCGCAAAGCCAGGTCGATCCCGAGGACCGCCACCAGCGCGATGCACAGCACCCCTACGCGCCGTCGCGGGGTCCGGGCTGA